TGTTTTGGCAGCTGTAAGCTAGTTTGTATCTAATAGAAATGGAACAGTGAGAGCACTTTCTCTGCACTTAGGTACTCACCAGACGAGCTTCGGTATTTGCCACTGAACACAGCGCTGTACGAGCCCCCCCTGGACCCCGAGCTCCCTGCCCTGGATAGTGATGGCGACTCGGATGATGGTGAAGATGGTCGAGGTGATGAGAAACGGAAAAATAAAGGCACCTCGGTAGGAATGCCTGTCTGTGCATGTGTGCTGGCTGTTTTCCTCAAACGTTTGGTTGACCTGGGCACCATACTCTTTCTGCATGACTTCCTGAGCATTCATCAGGAGAATTCATTGTGTGTGTTGATGTACATGTGCCCTGTGTGGCCATTGCTGTCTTACCTTCTGGCTGTGGGCAGGTGAGGTAGGAGCAGCGAGCATGAGTTCACTGTCTCTTGGTTTGGGGAGCACATTTACTGCTTCCTGGCTTGCCATGGAAGGTGCTGTAGTCACCAACACCTTGTACTGTTTGGTTCCCGGTGTGACTAAAATGCAGAGCAAGATGGTGGGAAGTTGGCACACTGTGAGTGTGGGCAGTAGGCACTGTGGACGGAGGACGTGGGAAGCATGCATGCTGTGGATGGAGAATGTGGGAAGTTGGTGAATGTGGCATGGGAGGCTGGTGGGCTGTGGATGTGGGAAGTGGGCACACTGTGGACAGGGGCTGGTGGGCTGTGGACGTGGGAAGTGGGTACACTATGGACATGGGGGTTGGTGGGCTATGGATGTGGGAAGTGGGCACACTGTGGACTTGGGGGCTGGTGGGCTCTGGAAGTGGGCACAATGTGGACAGGGGGCTAGTGGGCTGTGTACGTGGGAAGTGGGCACACTATGGACATGGGGGCTGGTGCTCTGTGGATGTGGGAAGTGGGTACACTATGGACATGGGGGCTGGTGCTCTGTGGATGTAGGAAGTGGGCACACTGTGGACATGGGGGCTGGTGGGCTGTGGACGTGGGACGTGGGCACACTATGGACAGGGGGGCTGGTGCTCTGTGGATGTGGGAAGTGGGTACACTATGGACACGGGGGCTGGTGGACTGTGGACGTTGGAAGTGGGCACACTGTGGACATGGGGGCTGGTGGGCTGTGGACGTGGAAAGTGGGCACAATGTGGACAGTGGGGCTGGTGGGCTGTGGACGTGGGAAGTGGGCACACTGTGGACATGGGGGCTGGTCGGCTGTGGACGTGGGACGTGGGCACACTGTGGACATGGGGGCTGGTGGGCTGTGGACGTGGGAAGTGGGCACACTGTGGACAGGGGGCTGGTGGGCTGTGGACGTGGAAAGTGGGCACACTGTGGACATGGGGGTTGGTCGGCTGTGGACGTTGGAATTGGGTACACTGTGGACGGGCGGGCTGATGGCCCGTGGACGTGGAAGTGAGCACAATGTGGACACGGGGCTGGTGGCCCGTGGACTGGGAAGTGGGTACACTGTGGCATGGGAGGTAGGTGGGCTGTGGATGTGGGGAGTGGGTGCATCGTAGACTTGGAATGATGGTGTGCTGTGGATGGAGGACATGGAAGTGGGTGTATGTGGACGTGAAGGAAAACAGCTCCTGGCAGTGACTCAGGTTTGACCCCGTGTGAACAGGCTCCAGTTTTCTTAGAAGTGCACTTTAAGTAGCTCACTCCTCACACTTCATACCAAGATGGCCAACCTGGACCTGAGGACATGCTGCCACTGACTGGCCTCATATCTCTGTCACCAGCAGCCTCTGGAATGTTTGGTCATCCATGTCACATAAGATATGACACTCCTCAGGTGACCAAGCTTGAGGAGTGTCACTCCGTTCAGCATTTGGGGAAGTATTTTGACAACATGCTAATACTTCTAACTTGCATAGAATTTGATCTTGCAGGTTTGCTAAGAGAATTTATTCTAAGGACTCAATCAGATGCTGGCagaatttaattagaaaaaaattgttaacatTTGAGTGTTAACAGTATTTATCATAGTGGAAATTAGAGATCAATTTTAGTGTTCACTGTGGGTGCTATTAATTTATAGGATAGAACGGCAGTTCAGAGAATAATTAGTGATAGAAAATGTACATATTGCTTTACAAAAATGTTGACGCCTGCATGCACATTGACGCAGCATGATCCAGGCCCATTATAAGGGTAGGTGTGTGTGTCCGAGAGCACTCAGGCATCTGCAGAATGGAAACGCCAGAAGCACACGTGCCAGGTTTCTGTTCATgtctaaaaggctcaggggtcactccagggaaacTGGGCTGCTGACTGGGCTGCGCAAAGTAACCCCACAAGAGACACacatacctttttctttggggtcgccgtgacggctcctctgaccttaagggtccacagagagagagagagagagagagagagagagagcatgcactgaccccttttattgaggagaagctattcaaatgaggcaaggggtcaggtttcagggggctgagtctatcttcatgaagtccactgtcagcaggttgactgacacctgggtaggccacacccaagggcacagtaagagaaggggacacacacaaggcacttccatggaagattctatcctaaacagggcaaggggttatgttacaaaggaacaggtgagcgtagctccacccatggggctgtagcaagacacacccatgcacagaCACCGACCCTcagacccaagaagggtggggaaggctctgccacatttctgtgactgagcacctcagcacccagctggggagtgtgacccagtcatgtgcaaggttggtctcccacaacaCGGGAGACACATTCACGAACCCTGCCACGTCTCAGGGTGTTTAATAGGTGGCTGTGGATAGCCTCattttttcacttataattttcataatttatatgaACACAACATTGTAACTCTAGTTAGGAAActttaaattatgaaatgaagTAAATGAATAGATGTTGAGGTCTTAAACTTTGAACATGTAAAATATGTCAGCTACTATTATAGATTGTTGGGATTCTGGCCCtgcataattaaattttaatgaaaaaatgtgtatttgaagGACTTTCTGAATAACCTTTACTATttagtgaacacacacacacttatttgtAATCATACAAAATATGCTTCCTTGTGATTAGAGAAATGGTGATGAAGTTGTGTGTTGGTGCAGTAATAGCAGAAGAAGGTGATTCTGTTCTGGTTTTCTTGAGTCCACAAGAGCTGAGTCAGGCATTGACTGGCAGAAATGGAATTAGCTTGAAATTATATTGtactcataattatatatatatatatataatgtatactgggtgttgaactcaagggcactccaccactgagccacatcccagccccacttaTATTGTAtacagagacagggtctcactgagttgcttagggcctcgctaagttgctgaggctggttttgaactcctgatcctcttgcctcagcctcctgacccgcTGGAATTACTGGCGTGTGCGACCACACCTGGCTGGGGAAACGCAGTGTTTACTTCTTCATCCTGGTGCATTTTAGTGTCACGAGAGACAGGTCTCCTCTATACAGAATGACCTTTATGCTTTTCAAAGGATGAAACATTTAAAACGTGTTTTCCATGGTTTTAAAGCTTGGGACTCAGGTCTGTCTTGATTCTTGTGCTGCAGGACAGCTCCTCGGGCAACGTGTCTGAAGGGGAGAGTCCCCCTGACAGCCAGGAGGACGCCTTCCAGGGAAGACAGAAGTCAAGGGACAAGGCTGCCACTCCGAGAAAAGACGGCTCCAAGCGTTCTGTTCTGTCCAAGTCAGTTCCTGGGTACAAGGTAGAAGAAAAAAGCCCCTGACGGCTTCCTTACTGAGCAGCCTCTCCCCTGAAGCTGTTAGCTCTGCACCTCACGACCCGGAGCCCTTGCTTGCTGCAGCTCACTCCTGTCCTGTGCTGTGCGCCTTCTGCCGCTCTCTTTTTGCTTCACTTCCCTGGTGGCTTTCCTGTCACTTGGCTATGGTTTAGCTTCTATTTTCTGTGTATGTACAATTTACGAGTCTCTTTTCCTTCTGAGTAACAACCAGGCAATTATGGGTTCTGAAAAGGTCCCTTCTCAGGGGCTCCATGTTTTCTTCCCCGACACCTCGATGCCGTGGCTGTAGGCAGGCCTGTGAGCCAAAAGTGGGGGTGTGTCTGTGCAGTGCCTTTAAGAAAGATGGGGCCTGGCCTCAGGCCGGGGCCAGCTGGATGGAGCTGACTCTGGATAGAAAGCAGACCTCGACTTAGGCTGTGGTGGTTTGTGGCATGACTTTGGCAGGACAAGGATTAGAACGCAGTGTTTACTTCTTCATCCAGTTGTTCTCAGAGTAAGGTGGCAGCTTGCCAGCAGCCGTGGGGGCTGGTGTTCCTGTCTCACTTGACAGAATGGGAGGACCTGGAAGGGGGAGAGGTAGCCGCAGGCCTGCCGTGGGGTGGCAGGAGAGCGCAAGGTGGTTGGCTGGAATGTGCGGGGACACGCACTTCATGGCGGTCTGTGGAGGGGCGCTGGAGGAGGCTTCAGCTCAGGTGGTGAGAAGGCTCGGCTGAGTGAGGTTGTTGGACCCTGTTGGGTGTCAGCATCGTGACTGTGAAGCCACCCACGGCCACAAGCTGAAGTGGGCTGTTGGCCATCTTCCTCTCCCCAAGAACCCTTGCTAGCAGTTCAtctacctttcttttcctgaattcaaaacaaaacacccccccccaatgagcatattccatattttattagaaaatgccTTTATGTATTCAACTTAAAAACACAGGTTTTTGCAGGCTGTGACAAGCAGATTGGAGCTGTGTCCTGCAGGGGTCGCCTTCCACGGTGGCTTCAGCAGGCTGCAGCTATGTGATTTTTGTACTCGTTTTTACATATATAGCTTTTCTAAGTTTTTTAAACTAAAGATTTAAGTTAATCCTTAATGACTGAAAGCAAATGAACTCCAAAGATTAAATTTCAGAAATGTAATGAGTGAGTGTGCTCATGGTCCAGGAGCGTCCACTCTGAGTGGTGGCTCAGAGCACACGGTCCTAGCTCTTCAGTGTGAGTGGATCTTACAACAGGCCTGTCTGATCATGGGTTAAAAGAGAATATTGAAACAGATATTTTCATACTGAAAGTGAAGAACGATCCACGTTATCATTGATCTAATAGATAAGAAATTATATAGATTAATCTAAACAGTACTCCAGGGAGTCTGATATGCAAActacacattttataattttatgtgaaCATTTAAGTATTTCAAGGGTGGGAACAACTAGTGTCTAGACAAATACTTTAATGTGAACATGTTTATTAAAAGCTTAACCTCTCTCTGAAAAGTATTAAGCCAAGACGTGCCTAAATATGAGGGAATTCCAAGCTGACGCTCACACAGACacactggggtgggggtgagaagCGATAATTCATCTGAGAGCTCCACGAGTGCTTACCCGTAGTTTGTAGGACAGTATTGTTTGGGTTACATTAACCTGAAATTAAAGCATAATCGTTAGGGTTCTGGGCTGTTAAGTACGTGATTAAAATCTATATTATCTTAGTGCTACCATGAATGTCTCACTTATCTTTGGCTGTTTTTCAAGAAGGAAGATAAGTGTATTGTGAGCCTTTTATTTGAGATGCTGAACTGCGAGTGAGTGTTTTACTTTTCTTGTCATCAGTGAAACTCTGATGTCTTTCTGGTTTTGTGAAGTAGAACCTAGTGTCTGGGTCAGACCCACAGTTCTGTCCATGAGTCTCCAGGGCGTCTGCACTtggcttccctcctcctccctcccctgcagtCCAGGGGAAGACCTTCCTCCTCTGCCCACGTTGGTGGCTCTCCTGGGCCTGGTCCTGGGTGTAGGCCTGGGCCTTGCAGAGAGCCCCAATGCTCACACGCACTGAGGAAACGCTGCAGCACTCTGtcttctcccctcttctctctctcttcctctttccatcaAGAAGACTGTTGGGTGAGAAAAATTGTAAGTTGTTTAACAAAACATGCTTTGAACTTAGAAGTAAGCCTAGACCCTTCTTAGTGTTCCTTTTATCgtaggcatttctgtatattttaatgaTTGTAGAACTTGAATTGCTCTAGAATGTGAATGCCTAGCCTTGCGCTGTACCCTTTGACTTTTGTTTTGTAAAGGCACTCCTACGAGGAGTTCTCCTTTTAGAATGTTGTATAGTTACTTCCCTGACTTCAGTGGGAGAAAGGAGTGCTTGCTACACCAGTATGTAACTGAAAACCACACGTGTTAAGTGCGGGTGTCTTCATGTCCAGTACAGTACCATACCCAGAAGACTTCTCAGTTTTGGTGGATGGAGAGGCAGTTATAGATGGGATCACAGAAGTGCACTTAGAGCCGTTTCTCACTGGGGTGCAGAAACACAGTGGGAAGGGTGTGCCAGGAGGTAGGGGTACCCAAGAGGGCAGCTCCACTGCAGGACTTGAGGTCGGAGCATGTGACTCTTATCCTTTTGTTGGGGGAGCAGGGTATGAAGATACACACGTAGGAGATGTAGAATAGTTAATGGtgacattttatatgtatgtttaacttccatgatatttattattttgtagagACATTTGTGATTGTTTAGATtcattgtttttatcattatttatgtataaggttgactttttaaaataaataagccaaaaaTTCTTTTTGAATGCCTCTGTCATCTTTTGCAAAGAaggaaatctaaaaaaataaaaaaatggaaagaattaagAATAAATTCTTCAGGCCTAACAGGTTTTGAAGGTGGCAATGAGACATTTCAAAGCTGGAATATGTTATGCACAGCTTGAGTTTTGTTTAGATTCCTCTTTGGTGCAGTAACTTAGGAAGAGGATTACAAGGTGAATTTGGCTGTATTGGAGTAAAGCAGAAACATGATCATTCTAGTTCACTGTGGGTTCCCTCCTGCCCAGGCTCCTTCTTGACCCCACTTGCTCCTCCTTTCCTACCCGGTATGTGCATGCGGACAGCCTGCACCATCTGTAGGCTGTGCTGCTCAGGCACCCTTCCTGTCCTGACAGTTTTACCTGTAGGGAACCCTTTTTCCGTTGTTCTTTCCAATGTGATGCCAAATACGTTTAAAGCCCAGGTACTGTGCGTGTTTTTAGTCTGAAAGATAAGTAGTACTCCAAATATGTGTATTTCTTAAGTGACAACTTTTCGCTTATCTGAAACCTTGTCCTTTTTGTTCTACCCCATAGTGACTGTGTTTGTCCGTTAGCATAGGatcttctaatttattaaatatacaaaGAGTAATCACAACTCAGTTTTCCACAAACACTTATGCATATGATCATGTTCAAGacatctttcaaataaaaatgttaaaatactgttttttttaaaatatcaagttttTCATCTTTGGAAATATCAGGATTTTAAAACAGTACATAAATTGCTTAAAACTTAGCTTAACTTTCATGTAATATCATTTGGTGATGAGGATTTTCTCTTCCACTTAATAGTGACAtttgattttgtgttttgtttttgcttccgGTTAATTATACAGACAGTACTATATGTATGTCGCAAGTGAAGAATGCTACGTTTAATCTTAACACGAGATCATGCTGTTtactaaattttaaatgaattctaaGACTTTCATCCATACGCTGTTTTCTGTTCTGAGCAGACTCTTGCCCAGTTATGTCTTTCAAAGTCCTCAATAGTGAGTTCCCAGAAGTAAAGATAAGGTGATAAAGTAACAGTCCCCTGAACCCACAGCAAGCTCCTGCATGAATTTACAGTCCTCTTCTACCCTTCCAGCCAAAGGTCATTCCAAATGCTCTATGTGGGATTTGTCTGAAGGGTAAGGAGTCCAACAAGAAAGGAAAGGCTGAGTCACTTATACACTGCTCCCAGTGTGATAACAGTGGTAAGTACGGTGACATCTTCTAAGATTATGACCCCACCCTATTTGTTGCTTCAAAAACTAGAGTTTGTAGAAGTCAGTTGGACTTCAGTTCAGTGGTCATGCAGTAACAGGGTAATCTTGTGTGACAAGGCTGGGTGTTTTCTTCTACATTGTGTTTTCGTATCTTTGGTGATTTAAGTACTGTAGCCATTGTTGGCAAGTCCTGAAGCAGACCAGTATTTTATGTGCCAAATTAGTTAAAAGCCCTTTGTGAAATGCTACTGTTGGTTTTGATTTAGGCCATCCTTCTTGCCTGGACATGACCATGGAGCTTGTTTCTATCATTAAGACCTACCCATGGCAGTGTATGGAGTGTAAGACATGCATTGTATGTGGACAGCCCCACCACGAAGAAGAAATGATGTTCTGTGATGTGTGTGACAGAGGTTATCATACTTTTTGTGTGGGCCTTGGTGCTATTCCATCAGGTAAAGATTTTAAAAGTGCATTATCTTTGGTGAGACTCTCCCAGCATCTTCTTAAGGCTGCATAGACACTCTAATGACACGAAGGCATGGCCCGCAGACCATTCTGTCCAAACATGGTAGAAGCCATTATTACGCAGGTCACGCCTACCTTCTTTTCATCTTTAGACCaatacaactaaaagataaatgtcAGAGCACCTAGGCTGCTTTGGAAGTACAGTTCAATGTACAGAATGAGCTGGTGTTTTCCTGCTGAAATAGCTAAAGTACTTTAAGAGCCATCAGTTTGTTTTAgtgctttgattttatttttatatgtcaacTATCTAGAAACTTAGATTGCTTCACCTTACACATTAGAACATATATCCATAAACTGAGGCATTGCGACAATTCCAGGTAACTTTAGAATTAGAACACAATCGGTCAGTTACAGTAATTGGACTAAGACATTACACAGATAATTGTGTAACTTTAGAACTCATTTGCATAGTTAACACTGTATGATACTCTATAAAATATATGCCTAGATCTGTTTCCCGGGAACCACTGAGAAGCAAGCAAGTTAAGTAATTATTTAATGTTCTGTAGAAATCCAGATCGAGTATGTAGTGCAGCCTATCCTGCAGTTAAAGCTTTCAAATCGCTGTGTCAGCACAGTACACCAGGATTTGAGAATGCTGTTGGAGCAGCCAAGAGAAAAGCTGAAGAACGCAGATTCTGTGCTAGGTTCTGCATTAGGGTTTGATCACTGAGCTTACCCGTCATCTTAAGGGACATTTACATAAATCCACCGGGGATCATCACTAGTGACAGCTAAGGAAGGAGACCTAAATGGTTTAATATTCAGTCCTATAAAAATAAGATTCCACTCTATATTAACTAACAATTTTTCTCCTAGGTCGCTGGATTTGTGACTGTTGTCAGCGAgcccccccaacacccaggaaAGTGGGCAGAAGGGGGAAAAACAGCAAAGAGGGATAAAATCCTTTTTGGGGGCTCTAATGCATATGCACTGAAGTGGAATATTTGGTGCTGATTTATTTAAAACAGCCtcatttttatgccaataaagGATTTTTGAAATTAACTCTGAGCTTAAAATCTGCTAGTTGACTCATTTCATTATAAGCTACTCTTACCCTTGAACCTAattacaggtaaggaaactgcaactattccaaaaaaatatttttttctttaaatttcagcGGTTTGGTTTTCTCTAAAAAATTGAGTAGAAATATTTAGCAACttaattggaaatattttaacttttagaCTGAAAAAACTACTGTTTTTACCCTTTCCACTCTGTGGTGGTGCTTCTGACCTGCCAtaagcagtaaaacaaaaatcacCTAATAACTAAAGAACTTTAGTGATAGGAAGCCCAAAATGATAAAATGGCAAATGGCCTGATAAGACTGGTGCAGAGGGGGATTTAGAATTGTACACATAGAAGATAATACATCCCTACTTGGGGCAGACTTGGGTCTTTAGTCCATGTTCAGGGAAATTTAAGTAAATCATTGCGTTTCGGACTTGATTTTAGTAAGAACTCCTGAAAACATGCTGAACttcatattttgatttcttttatgcAAGCTTTAGTTACTGTAATAACTTTTAGGTTGCCTGACAAACTGATCATAATGGAGATTCAATGTTTAATTGGGCATTTCCGTTTATAGAAATTTGACGCTTCAAAAGAAAAACTACTACCTGCTTTTCCTGTTTGGGGGATGTGAGGTAACAAAATGGTATGGCTCTATTTTTCCACCCCTCCTCTAGAGAAAGGAACCAGAATCCAGCCAGGTTAAAGTAGCCAGGTCCCTCCACAGACTGCGGGCACTGCTCTGGAGTGCTGTCGGGGGTCAGAACAGAATCTCCAGTACCAGTTTCAGAATGCTGATTAGTATGGTCCAGAGCACAGACTCCTCCTCCGGTGCCGCCTCCTCGGGGCTGTAGGCCTGCTTCTGGCCGGCCTCGGCGCCCTCGGCCGAGTAGGCGGCCTCGCCGAAGGGGTACTGGTCCACCGTCCTGTCGAAATAGACCCTCATCTCGAAGTCGCTCTCGTGGTGCGACGGGTGTCCGTAGATGCCTATCCCCACGGGGCGCTGGAAGTGGGCAGGGATGAAGACCACGTCCTGGCCGCAGGTGGCCGACTGCAGCTCGTAGTCATCGAAGCTGGGGTGGAGGGTGCGGTCGGACACGTACAGGTCGGCGTCCCCTCGCAGGCTCTGCATCCTCAGGACCACCTTCCCCTCGTGGTTCAGCCTCAGGTAGCTGTAGTTTCCCGCCCCAATCTGGCCCTGAACCACGTGCAGGAGGAGCCACTCTTCGGGAACGTCATCAGCTTCCGAGCACTTCCCCAGGGCCACCGCCTGGGAGGccagcagcaggagcagggccCTCCAACAGGGAGCCGCCATCCAGGGCCCGGCCATGGCTGGGCATTCAGCTCCGGCTCTTTCTCATTGGCTCCTCATCGGCGCTGGGAAAAGCACAAGTCATAGGTTGAACCCGGGGCCAGGTTCACACAGTGAGGGGCtgcagggaggagagaaggggatgggggagaggagagcaggggatgggggaggagagcaggggcgggggagaggagagcaggggatgggggaggagagcaggggtAGACAGCAGAGAtagggaggagagcaggggcggggggcgggggagcAGGAGCGCACAGCACAGAtaggagagcaggggaggggagaggagagcaggGGGTCACAGCAGAGatagggaggagagaaggggagagggaggagagcaggggatgggggaggagagcaggggatgggggaggagagcaggggcgggatgggggaggagagcaggggatgggggaggagagcaggggatgggggaggagagcaggggatgggggaggagagcaggggcGCACAGCAGAGatagggaggggaggagggggaggaggggggggagagcAGGAGCGCACAGCACAGAtaggagagcaggggaggggagaggagagcaggggatgggggaggagagcaggggatgggagaggagagcaggggatggggagaggagagcaggggatgagggaggagagcaggggcgggggaaggggaggaggagagcaggggcgggaggagagggggaggaggagagcaggggagagggaggagagcaggggaggggagaggagagcaaGGGCGCACAGCAGAGatagggaggagaggagggggaggagggggggaggagagcaggggtgCACAGCAGAGATGGGGAGGAGAGCAAGGAGGAGAGGAGAGTAGGGGGCGGACAACAGAGATGGGGAGGAGagcaaggaggagaggagggggcggACAGGAGACAGGGGAGagcaggaaggcagggaggagagCGGGGAGGCGGGGAGGAGAGACGGGCGGGGACAGCAGAGCAGGGGGCGGGGACAGCAGAGCAGGGGGCGGGGACAGCAGAGCAGGGGGCGGGGACAGCAGAGCAGGGGGCGGGGACAGCAGAGCAGGGGGCGGGGACAGCAGAGCAGGGGGCGGGGACAGCAGAGCAGGGGGCGGGGACAGCAGAGCAGGGGGCGGACAGCAGAAGGGACAGGACCCCAGCGGACAGCAAGAGGCGGCAGCCAGAGGGGCGGCGCGGCCAGGCGCGGGGCCAGAACGCTGCGCGGGCGCGGCGCCGGGAGGGGCAGATCCACGCGCGGGACTCACCACCGCGCTTCGCCTGCAGCGTCGGGCCGGCAGGGCTCCGCACCAGCAGGCGGAAGGGAGGCGGCGCCCGGAAATGAGGCGGCCGGAAGTTGGCGGGCGCCGGCTCTCGCGAGACCGTCGGGGGCGTGGCCCTGGGCCGTCCTCCTGTAACCACGGCGACGCGGCGGGCGCGGGCCGGGCACCTGGGTTCGGGCCTGTTGGGCGTCGCCGCAGGGCTCCCGGGTCCGCGGGACCGCAGGTGAGGACGCCAAGGGCTCGCCGCTGTGCCTGTTCCCCTCACCGTCGGGGTGCGGCGCCGCCGTATGCCTCGGGACGCCCTTGGTGCGCCCGCCGTAG
This portion of the Marmota flaviventris isolate mMarFla1 chromosome 6, mMarFla1.hap1, whole genome shotgun sequence genome encodes:
- the C6H6orf120 gene encoding UPF0669 protein C6orf120 homolog; translation: MAGPWMAAPCWRALLLLLASQAVALGKCSEADDVPEEWLLLHVVQGQIGAGNYSYLRLNHEGKVVLRMQSLRGDADLYVSDRTLHPSFDDYELQSATCGQDVVFIPAHFQRPVGIGIYGHPSHHESDFEMRVYFDRTVDQYPFGEAAYSAEGAEAGQKQAYSPEEAAPEEESVLWTILISILKLVLEILF